One segment of Bacteroides caecimuris DNA contains the following:
- a CDS encoding FtsB family cell division protein: MGKLINIWSFIRRRKYLITVVAFAVIIVFLDENSLIRRLGYEREISQLKEEIEKYQADYEENTKRLNEITTNPDAIEQIAREKYLMKKPNEDIYVFED; the protein is encoded by the coding sequence ATGGGTAAACTAATCAATATCTGGAGTTTCATACGCAGACGGAAGTATCTCATTACGGTCGTCGCGTTTGCTGTTATCATTGTTTTTCTGGACGAGAACAGCCTGATTCGTCGTCTTGGATATGAACGGGAGATCAGCCAGCTGAAAGAAGAGATAGAAAAATATCAGGCAGATTACGAAGAGAACACCAAGCGTCTCAACGAAATAACGACTAATCCGGACGCCATCGAACAGATCGCCCGCGAAAAGTATCTGATGAAGAAACCCAACGAAGATATTTACGTTTTTGAAGATTAA